The Micromonospora sp. NBC_00421 DNA window CGACGAGCCGGACGACGCCGAACCGCTCGTCGGGTTCGTGCCGGCAGAGGCGGTGCCGCCACGGTGGTTCCCGGTCGCCGCCGCCCGGGACGACGACGGTGCCGCGTACGCCCTGGCACACGCGGACGATCCCCGGTTGGCCCGGCTGGCGGTGCTGGACGCGGTGCTCAACAACGCCGACCGCAAGGGCGGTCACGTGCTTGTCGGCGCGGACGACCGGGTCTACGGGGTGGATCACGGGGTCTGCTTCCACGTCGAGGAGAAGCTGCGGACCGTGCTCTGGGGCTGGGCCGGTCGGGAGCTCCCCGCGGACGCGGTGCAGGTGCTCGACGCCCTCGCCGGGCAGCTCGCCGGTGAGCTGGGCGAGGAGCTGGGCGCGCACCTGACCCTCGGCGAGATCGCCGAACTGTGCGCCCGGGTGGAGCGGCTCAGGACAGCAGGCCGTTATCCGTTGCCGCCGCAGGAGTGGCCGGCGATGCCGTGGCCGCCCATCTGAGTCGCTGTCACGTTGATCACTCGGGCGCTCCCTCCGGGTGGCCGGACGGCTCGTTAGGCTGACGGTCATGGAGTCTTGGGCGGGACACGAGGTGCCACGGCTGCCGGGTGACGGCGGGCCACTGAGCTTGTACGACTCGGCGCGGCGCGGTGTCCACCCGAGCCGGCCCACCGGCCCCGCCACCATGTACGTCTGCGGCATCACCCCGTACGACGCCACCCACCTGGGGCACGCCGCCACCATGATCACGTTCGACCTGGTGCAGCGGATGTGGCGCGACGCCGGGCTGACCGTCCGGTACGTGCAGAACGTCACCGACATCGACGACCCGCTGCTGGAACGGGCCGAGCGTGACGGGGAGGACTGGAAGGTCCTGGCGATGCGGGAGACGGCGCTGTTCCGGGAGGACATGGAGGCGCTGCGGATCATCCCCCCCGCGCACTACGTCGGGGCGGTGGAGTCCATCCCGGACATCGCCGACCGGGTCCAGGAGCTACTCAAGGACGGTGCCGCGTACCGCCTGGACGACGGCACCGGCGACGTCTACTTCGACGTCGCCGCCGCCCCGGCGTTCGGCTACGAGTCGAATCTGACCCGGGAACAGATGCTGGAGATCTTCCCGGAGCGCGGCGGCGACCCGGACCGGGCCGGCAAGCGCGACCCGCTCGACCCGCTGCTGTGGCGCGGCGCCCGCGACGGCGAGCCGTCCTGGCCGGGCGGTGAGTTGGGGGCCGGTCGACCCGGCTGGCACATCGAGTGCACGGTGATCGCGCTGAACCTGCTCGGCGACCGGCTCGACGTGCAGGGCGGCGGCAACGACCTGATCTTCCCGCACCACGAGTGCTCCGCCGCGCACGCCGAGCGGCTCACCGGCGAGGCGCCCTTCGCCGACCACTACGTGCACGCCGGCATGATCGGCCTGGACGGCGAGAAGATGTCGAAGTCCAAGGGCAACCTGGTCTTCGTCTCCCGGCTGCGCGCCGACCGGGTCGATCCGATGGCCGTCCGGCTCGGCCTGATCTCCGGCCACTACCGCGCCGACCGCGCCTGGACCGACGACGTGCTGGACGCCGCCCACCAGCGGCTGGACCGGTGGCGGCGGGCCGCCACCGCCCCGTCCGGGCCGTCCGGCGCGGCCTTCCTCGCCGGGGTACGCGAGCGCCTCGGCGACGACCTCGACACCCCGGGCACCCTGGCCCTGGCCGACGACTGGGCGGACGCGGCCCTCGCCGGTACCGGTGACGACCCGCAGGCCCCCGCCCTCTTCGCCACCACCCTCGACGCCCTGCTCGGCATCAGCCTCTGACGGTGCCTGCCGCCCCGACCGGTCCGACCGGAGGCTGGCCTGTCCCCTGCGCAGGTGATGAGCTGTCGTCGGCGGCAGTGGTGGTGACTGCTGATCCGACCCTCCGCCGTTGACGGTGCGGACCGACGGGCGATCGGGGCGGTGGGCGTGCTTCACCGATCGGTCTGCGCGGGTGCCGGCGGGCCGGTCTGCCGCACCCCGAGGGGTGTTCACCGTTCCTTCCACCGTGGAGCGGGCTGGCGCAGCGCGACACGGGTCTGGGTCTGCACCACGCCACAGCTCTTCTTGAGCCGACGCAGGAGCGAATCCAGGGCGGCGGTGTCCCGGAGCCGGGCTCGCAGCAGGTAGTCGTACGGTCCGGTCATGTGCACCGCGTCGATGATCTGCTCGATCGGGGCGATGGCGGCGACGAACGTCTCGTAGTCGGTGCCGCCGTCGAGACGTACGTCGATGAAGACCTCCAGTCCACCCCGAAGCTCCGGCGCGTCCTGGCCGGTGACCACGGTGTAGCCGAGAATGATGCCGTCGTCTTCCAACCGACGGACCCGGGCGGCGGCGGCATTCGTGCTCAGGCCGATCTGTCGGCCGATCTCACTGAACGAACACCGCGCATTGTCCGTCAAGATGCCGAGAATCTGCTCGTCCAGCCGGTCCACACCGAGAATCCTAGCCTGACACCGCATTTTCCTCGGTCACCCTCGTTGTGGTCACCCAGACTCGGCTCATGCGTGATGACCTCGTGGTTCTTGCCGTTGCGGGATGCGCCGCCGGGCTGGGGGTGGCGATGCCCCTGGGAGCGATCGGGGTGCTGATCCTGCGGGAGGGAATGCTGCGTGGTTACCGCAGCGGGCTGGCCGCCGCCACCGGGGTCGCCACCGTCGACACCCTCTACTGCCTCGGCGCGCTCCTGGCCGGGGCCGCGCTCTCGCCGGTGATCGCCTCGTGGGGGGACACTCCCCGCTATCTGTCCGGGGCGGTGGTCATCGTGCTGGGCTGCTATCAACTGGTCGCTCTGCGGCGCTCGCCTGCCGCGGCGCGCCCGACGAAGGCCGGCTCCGCCCCGCCCGCCCCGCCTGCTGCTGGCCCTGCTGCGGCTGCTCCTGCTTCGACTGGTCCTGCTTCGGTGGAGCCTGCTTGGGTGGAGTTGGCCCCTGCCGGTTCTGGTTCAGGTGGTCCTGGGGTAGGTGGACCTGTCACCGCTGGTCCGGTTGCGGCCGATGCTGCGGCGGCTGGGCCCGGCGCGGTGAGCACCGACGTGGGTCGTCCGGGGGTGGGCAGTCCCCGATCGACGCCCCGGTATCGATCGGTCTACGCCCGGTTCGTGGTTCTCACCGCGATCAACCCGTTGACCCTGGTCTACTTCTTCGCGCTGGCCGGGGTGGTGACCACGTCGGCGGGCAGCTGGATCGGGCCCACCGTGTTCGTCGTCGCCACCGGCCTCGCCTCACTGCTCTGGCAGACCGCGCTCGCGGCGATCGGCGCGGCCCTGGGCGCCACCGTCCCCGTACGGGTCGCCGACGCGCTGGGGGTGGTCGCCTCGCTGGTCGTCGTCGCGCTCGGCGCGACCGTCATAGTGGCCACCGCGAGCACCTGACGTATGCGCTTCCACCCCGGTTGCTCCCGCTGGAGCACCCCGTTCGGTAGGTGCTCCCGTCCTCCCGCCGCCATGAACCATGATCCAATAGCCGTTCTAACGACGACACGCCGTCCACACTGCGCGAAACGGCAATTGGATCATGAGGGCATCCGGTTGCTGGGGTGGGCAGTCAGCCGAGGACCAGGCCGGGGTCGGGGTCGGGGTCCGGCGTGGGGGCGGGCACCTGGTACTCCTCGGTGAGCGTGGTCATCGGGCCGGGCCAGGTGGCCTGGGCGACCTCGATCGGCTTGCGGTGGGCGTCGTAGGCGACGTGCAGCAGGTGCAGCACCGGCGTGTCCGGGCGGATCTGGAGGGTCTCCGCCTCCTCCCGGCTGGGTTGGCGGGCGCTGATGGTGTCGGCGGCGGTGGCGTACCGCCGGCCGGTGGCCTCCTCGGCCTCCTGGTAGAGCGGTCGGCCGAACGCCTCGGCCCGTTCCAGCGAGGTGCCGGCGGTGTCCCTGGGCAGGAACCAGGAGGCACCCACCTCCACCGGTGACTCGTCGGTGCGCACCAGGTGCCGACGGCAGAGCAGCTCGGTGCCGTCGGCGACGCCGAACGCGTCGGCCACCTCGGGTGGGGCGGGCGCCCTACCGACCGATACGAGCTGCTGACGGTACCGGGCGGCGAGGTCGGCGTGGTAGCCCCGGAAGCCGCCGTACCGGCCCCTGGAGAGCCGGTTGAGTCGCCGCCGGGTGCCCCGGACGTACGTACCGGAGCCGGGTTTGGTGATCAGGACGCCCTCGACCCGCAGCTGGTCGACGGCGCGCTGCACGGTCTGTTTCGCCACGCCGAACATCTCGGCGATGGCCGGGATGGACGGCAGCCGCTCGCCCGGCCCCCAGTCGCCCCGACGCACCTGGGCCTTGAGCTGCGCAGCGATCTGCCGGTGCGGGAACTCGGCGGCTCCCGGGTTGATCTGCACGCCCGCCTCCTCCTGACAGCTAGGTTCCTAGGATGCCCTAGAGGCCGTGACCGCGCCACCCCGGACACGCGAACGGCCCGCACGAATCACTGGCGGTCGCCGGCCGGACGCGACCGTCGAGCCGACAGAGCATCGCTGTCGGCTCGACGGTGACGGGTCGGGTGTGCGGGGCTGCTACCAGGAGCCGGCGGTGGGGCCGGCCGAGCCACCCCGACGGCGCAGGTACTTCTCGAACTCCTGGGCGATCTCGTCACCGGTCAGCGGGGTGATGCCCGCGTCGCCGACCCGTTCCTCCAGCTCGCGGACGTACTCACCCAGCTCGGCATCCTGCTCGGCGGCGCTGCGGACCCGCTGCTCCCACTCGGCGGCCTCCTCGGCCAGGTCGGCCATCGGCACCGGCAGGTCGAGCACGTCCTCGACCCGGTGCAGCAGGGCGAGGGTGGCCTTCGGGCAGGGCGGGTTGTTGGCGTAGTGCGGCACGTGCACCCAGAACGACACCGCGTCGACCTCGGCCCGGGTGCAGGCGTCCTGGAGCACCCCGACGATGCCGGTGGGGCCGTCGTAACGGGTGGGGGTGAGCTGGTAACGCTGGGCGGCCTGGGCGTCGGAGGCACTGCCGCTGATCGGCAACGGCCGGGTGTACGGCACGTCGGCCAGCAACGCGCCGAGCAGCACCACCCGCTCCACCTCCAGGCTGTGGCAGATCTCCAGCACCTGCTGGCAGAAGGTGCGCCAGCGCATGCTCGGCTCGATGCCCCGGATGAGCACCACGTCGCGCTCGGTGCCCTCGGGGCTGGCCACCATGAACTTCGTGGTGGGCCACTCCACCCGGCGGGTCTCGCCGTCGGACATGGTGATGGTCGGGCGGCTCACCTGGAAGTCGTAGAACTCCTCCGGGTCGATCTCGGTGATCTCCCGGGCCTGCCAGACCTGTTCCAGGTGTTCCACGGCGGCGGTGGAGGCGTCCGCGGCGTCGTTCCAGCCCTCGAAGGCGGCGATCGCCACCGGGGAACGCAGCACCGGCAGCCCGTCGAACTCGGTCACGCCGTCACCTCGCCCCGCTCGTCGCCGACGGCGCCGGGGGTCGGCCCGGTCACCCGCCCGCCGTGCACGGTGGCGTCCCTGATGTCCTTCACGTCCGCCAGCCTACGTCCCGGCGCGACGCACGGCCCGTCGGCCGCGCCGGTCCGTCCGCCCACCGCGCCCGCGAAGCGGGACGAACGGCACGGTGAGGGGATCGGCGCATAGGGGGACGGGCGCGGGCGCGGCCGACGGAAGGCTCCTCGCACCACCCTGGAACCCTGGTGGGCAGCGAGGTCGGGGCTGGGCTGGCGGCCATCGAGCCGCTGAGGGTGGACCTGATCGGGCTGAACCGCTCCACCGGCCCGGCCGAGATCCGCCGCGACGGCATCGAGACGATCGAGGCGGTGGGGCAACCTCGTCCACGGGCCGCCCCACCGCGCGTCACTCGGGGATGACGAACTGGGCGGTGCTGGTGGTGTCGTAGCTGACGCCGTTCTTCTCGGCGTGGTGGATGCAGTGGACCGTGGCGGTGCGGGACTGGACGGGGACGCCGGTGACCGGGACGGTCGGAGACCAGAAGGTCACGTCGACGAGCGCCCCGTTGTTCTCGGAGTCGTAGTCGTTGGTGGCATAGGCGAGCACGGTGGCCGAGCAGCGGACGTTTATGTAGTTGGCGTCCACCCGGTCGTTGCCCCAGGTGGCGAGCCGCGAGTATCCGCGGACCTTGATCCCGCCGACGCGTAGCGGCCAGGTTCCCTCGTGGCCGACGCTCTCCAGTTGGATGACGCCCTGCAGGTTGTACGCGGGTGCCGGTGGAGACGTGGGCGGGGGCGGGACGGGGTCGCCACCGCTGCCGCCACCGTCGCAATTGAGGGAACACTCAGGTTCCGAGGCGTACGTCGGCATGGCCATCGCGCCGGTGCCCACAAGGCAGGCCAGCAGGGTGATTCCGACGGTTGCAACGCGTCTGAGCACGTCATCTCCTATCAGTGGGCCCGAGGAATGGGCCCGGGGTGTGCGATCGGACCCGTAGGTTATCGCTGCCATTTTCGGAAACGCAATGGATACCGGCCGGTACGGCCGGGCCCGGAGCTGCTCCGCTGGGTCGGCCATGAAGCATGGGTGGGAGTAGTTGCTGTTCAGTGGGGGTGTGGCGGGTCCCGGCGCGCCGGGACAACGACGAAATTCAAGCTGTTCCGGCAGATGGTGGCCGGGTGCGTGGTGTGCTGTTGAATCGGGCGTGTGGCGAACTGGTGGTAATTGTCTGGGGCGGAGGGGTATGCGGGTGGCCCGACTGGTTCTTCCGTGCCGCCGGGCCTCGCGTGAGTAGACCTGACTCAATTCGTTAATCGTTTGCCGTGTAAATGCCACCGAAGGGGTGTGGTGCGGGCGCAAGGCGCGATATCGGTGACATCGGTCGGTCGCGAAG harbors:
- a CDS encoding SCO1664 family protein, which encodes MTSSEVQRQDASAALRLLCDGELVLEGRLVDASNTTVRAMLTLDGRTARCVYKPVRGERPLWDFPDGTLAGREVSAYLVSRATGWDLVPPTVLRDGPLGPGSCQLWIDEPDDAEPLVGFVPAEAVPPRWFPVAAARDDDGAAYALAHADDPRLARLAVLDAVLNNADRKGGHVLVGADDRVYGVDHGVCFHVEEKLRTVLWGWAGRELPADAVQVLDALAGQLAGELGEELGAHLTLGEIAELCARVERLRTAGRYPLPPQEWPAMPWPPI
- a CDS encoding Lrp/AsnC family transcriptional regulator translates to MDRLDEQILGILTDNARCSFSEIGRQIGLSTNAAAARVRRLEDDGIILGYTVVTGQDAPELRGGLEVFIDVRLDGGTDYETFVAAIAPIEQIIDAVHMTGPYDYLLRARLRDTAALDSLLRRLKKSCGVVQTQTRVALRQPAPRWKER
- the mshC gene encoding cysteine--1-D-myo-inosityl 2-amino-2-deoxy-alpha-D-glucopyranoside ligase yields the protein MESWAGHEVPRLPGDGGPLSLYDSARRGVHPSRPTGPATMYVCGITPYDATHLGHAATMITFDLVQRMWRDAGLTVRYVQNVTDIDDPLLERAERDGEDWKVLAMRETALFREDMEALRIIPPAHYVGAVESIPDIADRVQELLKDGAAYRLDDGTGDVYFDVAAAPAFGYESNLTREQMLEIFPERGGDPDRAGKRDPLDPLLWRGARDGEPSWPGGELGAGRPGWHIECTVIALNLLGDRLDVQGGGNDLIFPHHECSAAHAERLTGEAPFADHYVHAGMIGLDGEKMSKSKGNLVFVSRLRADRVDPMAVRLGLISGHYRADRAWTDDVLDAAHQRLDRWRRAATAPSGPSGAAFLAGVRERLGDDLDTPGTLALADDWADAALAGTGDDPQAPALFATTLDALLGISL
- a CDS encoding PAC2 family protein, translating into MTEFDGLPVLRSPVAIAAFEGWNDAADASTAAVEHLEQVWQAREITEIDPEEFYDFQVSRPTITMSDGETRRVEWPTTKFMVASPEGTERDVVLIRGIEPSMRWRTFCQQVLEICHSLEVERVVLLGALLADVPYTRPLPISGSASDAQAAQRYQLTPTRYDGPTGIVGVLQDACTRAEVDAVSFWVHVPHYANNPPCPKATLALLHRVEDVLDLPVPMADLAEEAAEWEQRVRSAAEQDAELGEYVRELEERVGDAGITPLTGDEIAQEFEKYLRRRGGSAGPTAGSW
- a CDS encoding LysE family transporter; the encoded protein is MRDDLVVLAVAGCAAGLGVAMPLGAIGVLILREGMLRGYRSGLAAATGVATVDTLYCLGALLAGAALSPVIASWGDTPRYLSGAVVIVLGCYQLVALRRSPAAARPTKAGSAPPAPPAAGPAAAAPASTGPASVEPAWVELAPAGSGSGGPGVGGPVTAGPVAADAAAAGPGAVSTDVGRPGVGSPRSTPRYRSVYARFVVLTAINPLTLVYFFALAGVVTTSAGSWIGPTVFVVATGLASLLWQTALAAIGAALGATVPVRVADALGVVASLVVVALGATVIVATAST
- a CDS encoding GntR family transcriptional regulator is translated as MQINPGAAEFPHRQIAAQLKAQVRRGDWGPGERLPSIPAIAEMFGVAKQTVQRAVDQLRVEGVLITKPGSGTYVRGTRRRLNRLSRGRYGGFRGYHADLAARYRQQLVSVGRAPAPPEVADAFGVADGTELLCRRHLVRTDESPVEVGASWFLPRDTAGTSLERAEAFGRPLYQEAEEATGRRYATAADTISARQPSREEAETLQIRPDTPVLHLLHVAYDAHRKPIEVAQATWPGPMTTLTEEYQVPAPTPDPDPDPGLVLG